In Solobacterium moorei, a single genomic region encodes these proteins:
- a CDS encoding PTS sugar transporter subunit IIA produces the protein MNLILASHGDLSKGILNSTMMITGDLHKNVETFSLYPGENPLDYANELKNRIMRTKDTWIIIADIQGGSVHTALLQLTTLDNVIVFSGMNLNLVLGIMLDDYEDLSEDHLRTIIDEARAGITCKKQMEVQIEDEF, from the coding sequence GTGAACTTAATATTAGCTTCACATGGTGATTTATCAAAGGGTATTCTTAATTCCACAATGATGATCACAGGTGATCTACATAAAAATGTAGAAACATTTAGTCTTTATCCTGGAGAAAATCCACTTGATTATGCTAATGAATTAAAAAACAGAATAATGAGAACTAAAGATACCTGGATAATAATTGCAGATATTCAAGGCGGAAGTGTACATACAGCACTATTACAGCTTACAACATTAGATAATGTAATAGTTTTCTCTGGTATGAATCTAAATCTTGTATTAGGTATTATGCTCGATGATTATGAAGATTTATCAGAAGATCATCTTCGTACGATTATTGATGAAGCTAGAGCGGGAATTACATGTAAAAAACAGATGGAAGTACAAATTGAAGATGAGTTTTAG
- a CDS encoding BtpA/SgcQ family protein, translating into MQSKFMELFPSKKPIIGMLHLKGSTDEEVLRIAKQEIDIYYENGVDAVLVENYFGTYHHMIPILEYLQKNYHDHIYGVNCLYQNTLSFELAIRFGAHFIQIDAISGHLIEREDISYAEFIKLYRSRYSGYIIGGVRFKHQPYLSGRSLEDDLKIAMTRCDAIAVSQDETGQETSMEKILEFRNIIGDFPLIVGAGMTAKNCIKQLSVADGAIVGSYFKDTHIATGVVCENHVEKLISARDALLERELK; encoded by the coding sequence ATGCAAAGTAAATTTATGGAATTATTTCCTAGTAAAAAACCTATCATTGGAATGTTACATTTAAAAGGTAGTACAGATGAAGAAGTATTGAGAATAGCAAAGCAAGAGATTGATATCTATTATGAAAATGGAGTAGATGCCGTTTTGGTTGAGAATTATTTTGGGACATATCATCATATGATTCCAATTCTAGAGTATCTTCAGAAAAATTATCACGATCATATTTATGGGGTGAATTGTCTATACCAAAATACATTATCATTTGAACTCGCAATAAGATTTGGGGCACATTTTATTCAAATTGATGCTATATCCGGACATCTAATTGAACGAGAAGATATTAGTTATGCGGAGTTTATTAAATTATATCGCTCAAGATATTCAGGCTATATTATTGGTGGAGTACGGTTTAAACATCAACCATATTTATCAGGAAGAAGTCTAGAAGATGATCTGAAAATCGCAATGACGCGATGTGATGCAATTGCAGTATCACAAGATGAAACTGGGCAAGAAACAAGTATGGAAAAGATTTTGGAGTTTAGAAATATAATTGGCGATTTTCCTTTGATCGTTGGCGCTGGCATGACAGCTAAAAATTGTATAAAACAACTTTCTGTAGCAGATGGAGCGATTGTTGGTAGTTATTTCAAGGATACTCATATAGCGACAGGAGTTGTCTGCGAAAACCATGTTGAAAAACTAATATCTGCAAGAGATGCATTATTAGAAAGGGAATTAAAATGA
- a CDS encoding PTS sugar transporter subunit IIB produces MIVLLRIDHRLLHGQVAFSWTKSISTDCILIASDAVVQDELRMTALRVSKPNGVKLVMKNIEDSLKALNSGVTDKYKLMILCENIEDASKLAFGYDKITSINLGGIKNESGKRQISKAISVNDAEVELLKKLNEKGIELEVRMVPDDAKQNVMNLI; encoded by the coding sequence ATGATAGTTTTATTACGTATAGATCATAGACTATTACATGGTCAAGTTGCATTTTCGTGGACTAAAAGTATAAGTACAGACTGTATCTTAATTGCAAGTGATGCTGTTGTGCAAGATGAGCTAAGAATGACGGCTCTTAGGGTATCAAAACCTAATGGTGTTAAGTTAGTAATGAAAAATATCGAGGATTCCCTGAAAGCATTAAATTCAGGTGTTACAGATAAATATAAGCTGATGATCTTATGTGAAAATATTGAAGATGCATCAAAGCTAGCATTTGGATATGACAAAATTACATCCATTAATCTAGGAGGAATAAAAAATGAATCTGGAAAGCGTCAAATTTCAAAAGCTATATCTGTAAATGATGCTGAAGTTGAATTGTTGAAGAAGTTAAATGAAAAGGGAATCGAACTTGAAGTACGTATGGTTCCTGATGATGCAAAACAAAATGTAATGAATCTTATTTAA
- a CDS encoding PTS mannose/fructose/sorbose/N-acetylgalactosamine transporter subunit IIC — MELLFETLLITLVAAFGFSHDGVGSTMWNRPIVIAPLVGLVLGDLRTGIMTGATLELIWLGAFPIGASCPPEMVSGAIIGTSFVIKSGADPSAAVALAVPVATLVLMIKNGLRVLITSPVICAHADKCAAAGDAKGVERTEQLGWVFEITSLSAIVAISYYLGAPFIQDIVASIPPFINHGLQIATGIIPAIGFAMLVKMIITKDVAAFFFGGFLLSAYLKVPVFGVALMACVIVSVILTIKKNNNVVLKEEIIDDNEF, encoded by the coding sequence ATGGAATTATTATTTGAAACTTTATTAATTACATTAGTTGCAGCTTTTGGATTTTCTCATGATGGTGTTGGAAGTACAATGTGGAATAGACCGATTGTCATTGCTCCACTTGTTGGATTAGTTCTAGGTGACCTTAGAACAGGGATAATGACAGGTGCAACACTAGAGCTGATCTGGTTAGGAGCATTTCCTATTGGAGCAAGCTGCCCACCAGAGATGGTTTCAGGTGCAATCATAGGAACAAGTTTTGTAATAAAGAGTGGTGCAGATCCAAGTGCTGCTGTGGCGTTAGCAGTTCCAGTAGCTACTTTAGTATTGATGATCAAAAATGGACTCAGAGTTCTTATTACTTCACCAGTAATATGTGCACATGCAGATAAGTGTGCTGCAGCTGGAGATGCAAAGGGTGTTGAAAGAACAGAACAACTGGGATGGGTATTCGAAATAACATCATTATCTGCCATTGTTGCAATTTCCTACTACTTAGGCGCACCATTTATCCAAGATATCGTAGCGTCAATTCCACCATTTATTAATCATGGCTTACAGATTGCTACAGGTATTATCCCGGCAATTGGATTTGCAATGTTGGTAAAAATGATAATTACAAAAGATGTTGCTGCATTTTTCTTTGGTGGTTTCTTATTATCTGCATATTTGAAAGTCCCAGTATTTGGAGTTGCTTTAATGGCGTGTGTAATTGTTAGTGTTATCTTAACAATTAAGAAAAATAATAATGTAGTACTAAAGGAGGAAATTATTGATGACAACGAATTCTAA
- a CDS encoding PTS system mannose/fructose/sorbose family transporter subunit IID, which translates to MTTNSNTKLDKKDLMGVFWRSWRQDAVWNFERQQNLGSAYTMSRLVGKLYKDDKEKRARALQRHLDFMAITPHLSTLLYGILAAMEEENANNSDFDETSISAVRASLMGPIAGVGDSLIWGTLRIIAAGIAISFSAGGSILGPILFLLIINLPSIPLRYVCLFKGYEMGTNFFKKIQDSGIMDTVTYVASTVGLMVIGCMTASLVSFEIPLMVGSGDFVQPLQSYLDQIMPALLPLGVFGVMYFLLGKKVKTTTILLGTIVLSIVLSYFGIV; encoded by the coding sequence ATGACAACGAATTCTAATACAAAATTAGACAAAAAGGATTTAATGGGTGTGTTCTGGAGATCTTGGCGTCAAGATGCTGTATGGAATTTTGAGCGTCAACAGAACCTTGGTTCTGCATATACTATGTCAAGATTAGTGGGTAAATTATACAAGGATGATAAAGAAAAACGGGCTCGAGCTCTTCAAAGACATTTGGACTTTATGGCTATTACACCTCATTTATCCACACTTTTGTATGGTATATTGGCAGCTATGGAAGAAGAGAATGCTAATAATTCGGATTTTGATGAAACATCAATTAGTGCGGTAAGAGCATCTTTAATGGGACCTATCGCTGGTGTTGGCGATTCACTCATATGGGGAACACTACGTATTATTGCAGCTGGTATAGCAATCTCATTTTCGGCTGGAGGAAGTATTTTAGGTCCTATACTATTTCTTTTGATAATCAATCTGCCATCAATTCCTTTAAGATATGTTTGCCTATTTAAAGGATATGAAATGGGAACAAATTTCTTTAAGAAGATTCAAGACTCTGGAATAATGGATACTGTTACATATGTAGCATCAACAGTAGGCTTAATGGTAATTGGTTGTATGACAGCATCATTAGTCAGCTTTGAAATTCCTCTTATGGTTGGTAGTGGAGATTTTGTTCAACCATTGCAATCATATTTAGACCAAATTATGCCAGCTTTATTGCCATTAGGTGTCTTCGGAGTAATGTATTTCTTGTTAGGGAAAAAGGTTAAAACAACCACTATCTTACTCGGAACAATAGTTTTAAGTATTGTACTTTCATATTTTGGTATCGTTTAA